From the genome of Planctomycetia bacterium, one region includes:
- the cbiQ gene encoding cobalt ECF transporter T component CbiQ codes for MQSVLPPSTLGNSVWHRMDARWKLVAVLMALLVIPWLTTWHSAWLANVLSFALLLSARLPFTWWRDRLLTVAVFLLLFVIVLPLTMSEPYWNVWGVSISQKGTTLAVTMVLKALAAVCLTLFLTGTTSMEVLLHAATRLGLPQPVLRVMVVAWRYVRVMYETIDHFRIALRLRGFRNRVHWQTYRTIANVVGTLFVLGFDHTEHVIHAMRARGYHGKIETLQHFQTTGKDIFYFSFILMGIALLIVVNIIG; via the coding sequence ATGCAATCGGTTCTACCCCCATCCACACTGGGCAATTCGGTCTGGCACCGGATGGACGCTCGCTGGAAACTGGTGGCAGTTCTGATGGCATTGCTTGTCATCCCGTGGCTCACTACCTGGCACAGTGCATGGTTGGCAAATGTTCTCAGTTTTGCGTTGCTGCTCAGTGCCCGGCTGCCTTTCACCTGGTGGCGTGATCGCCTGCTCACCGTGGCGGTGTTCCTGCTGCTCTTTGTTATCGTGCTACCCTTGACGATGAGTGAGCCATACTGGAATGTCTGGGGCGTCTCCATTTCGCAAAAAGGAACCACGCTGGCAGTTACCATGGTGCTCAAGGCATTGGCCGCTGTCTGCCTGACATTGTTTCTGACTGGCACTACCAGCATGGAAGTATTACTTCACGCCGCTACCAGACTGGGATTGCCTCAACCTGTCTTGAGGGTGATGGTCGTCGCCTGGCGCTATGTCCGCGTGATGTATGAAACTATTGATCACTTTCGAATTGCATTGCGTCTTCGAGGCTTTCGCAACCGCGTGCATTGGCAAACCTACCGTACCATTGCTAACGTAGTAGGCACCCTTTTCGTGCTTGGCTTCGATCATACCGAGCACGTCATCCATGCCATGCGGGCACGAGGCTACCATGGAAAAATTGAGACTCTACAGCATTTTCAAACCACCGGTAAGGACATCTTCTATTTTTCTTTCATACTGATGGGAATTGCACTCCTTATCGTGGTGAATATCATTGGATGA
- a CDS encoding AAA family ATPase, which produces MSKAQDKSLNQVLRQQAEQQFAEELVELAKTDDRQKPPNWKLSPWAVKTYLLGGTLPNGFVITPKYIGQARLIEMAVATLATDRALLLYGLPGTAKSWVSEHLSAAISGTSTLLIQGTAGTDDGAIRYGWNYARLLAEGPSRNALVPSPIMVAMESGRITRVEELTRIPSEVQDALITILSEKLLPIPELGSQVQANKGFNVIATANNRDKGVNELSSALMRRFNTVVLPVPDRLEDELTIVEQRSAQLGKALELPAEKPALEEIRRIVTIFRELRSGVTEDGKTRIKTPSGTLSTAEAISVVNGGMALAAYYGDGVLRAGDMVSGLIGAVIKDPVQDRIVWNEYLQTVVKEREGWKDLYRASREVSE; this is translated from the coding sequence ATGTCGAAAGCTCAGGACAAATCTTTGAATCAAGTACTGCGGCAGCAGGCAGAACAGCAGTTTGCCGAAGAACTGGTTGAACTCGCCAAAACGGATGACAGACAAAAACCACCCAACTGGAAGCTCTCCCCTTGGGCTGTCAAAACTTACCTGCTCGGTGGCACTCTTCCCAACGGGTTTGTCATTACGCCAAAGTACATTGGCCAGGCCAGGCTGATTGAAATGGCAGTGGCCACGCTGGCAACCGACCGGGCTTTGCTGCTATACGGCTTGCCCGGCACCGCCAAGAGTTGGGTGAGCGAACATCTCTCTGCTGCCATTTCAGGCACCTCGACGCTGCTCATTCAGGGTACCGCAGGCACCGATGATGGCGCGATACGCTACGGCTGGAACTACGCCCGGCTGCTGGCGGAAGGCCCTTCGCGTAATGCCCTCGTTCCCAGCCCCATCATGGTAGCGATGGAATCTGGCCGTATTACACGAGTCGAAGAACTCACCCGTATTCCGAGCGAAGTGCAGGATGCCCTCATCACCATTCTCTCTGAAAAACTGTTGCCCATTCCTGAACTCGGTTCCCAGGTGCAGGCAAACAAAGGGTTCAATGTCATCGCAACCGCCAACAACCGCGATAAAGGTGTCAACGAACTCAGCAGCGCGTTGATGCGACGGTTCAACACCGTGGTGCTACCCGTGCCTGATCGTTTGGAGGATGAACTCACGATTGTGGAACAGCGCTCGGCACAGCTAGGCAAAGCGCTGGAACTGCCTGCTGAGAAACCGGCACTCGAAGAAATCCGTCGTATTGTCACCATCTTCCGCGAACTGCGCAGCGGTGTTACCGAGGATGGCAAAACCAGAATCAAGACGCCCAGCGGCACGCTTTCCACCGCTGAGGCTATTTCGGTGGTCAATGGCGGCATGGCACTCGCTGCCTACTATGGCGATGGCGTGCTGCGGGCGGGCGATATGGTCAGTGGCCTGATTGGTGCCGTCATCAAAGACCCCGTGCAGGATCGCATCGTCTGGAATGAATATCTGCAAACCGTGGTGAAGGAACGCGAAGGCTGGAAAGACCTGTACCGCGCGAGCCGCGAGGTGTCTGAATGA
- a CDS encoding DUF1553 domain-containing protein yields MCRMVPLRLLCSLLMMFCVVAAMQGWHGDTPASSKVEYNRDIRPILAKNCFSCHGSDEGKRSAGLRLDQRDSAITPGKKRPAAIVPGKVDESTLIARITTEDASERMPPEETGNHLTPSQIQLLKQWVKEGANYQQHWAFVKPAAASLPVVKQTAWPRQPLDHFILAGLEQAGLSPSLQADRYALLRRLSLDLRGLPPSMEEINAWEKNTSPQAYEQLVDAFLADPAYGERWARVWLDLARYADSAGYGSDPLRPNMWRYRDWVIDAFNKNMPYDQFTMEQLAGDLLPGATMEQRMATAFHRNTMTNTEGGTDDEEFRVAAVKDRINTTMQVWMGLTMGCASCHSHKYDPISHAEYYQAYAIFNQTADNDQPNEVPTMPAPTEEQKQRTMQLDKRIAGIQQWMELPSLNLVYQQAVWEHRLRGNTTWVPFKPSMATIDKFAQVKEHADATIQVQPYFKNMTNATITVTGNRTPGVVTGLRLETVPGKIRVGKGAGLNKDGDFVLSRVTANIRKKDAKPPVARFVRIQLPGGDRILSLAEVQVYSGKQNIALGSDVSQSSTDFLGNAARAVDGNTDGDFFKSNSVTHTRQESDPWWEVKLPAESSIDRIVIWNRTLGVENRLQGVMVQLLDMNHQVIWEQKLPEVPLPVAEIETTGKRLDFAQAVADYSQPEFDVENLIRNKDLTRKGWAVGPRIAEPHQAQLIFKEPVKLEADDELVIQLEHRFHHPDMVLGSFRLSTTNDPRLGQRAIVPAKILALIDKTGERNEIDMHSLSSYYRSIAPSLKPWRDEIARLEKSKPTISQLPVMEELPEKMRRATHIMHKGNFLAPGDAVQPGLPALFKAEVSSAKPVNRLDLARWLVHSDNPLTARVAVNRIWAQLFGTGLVESEEDFGTQGELPSHPALLDYLATHFQHELKWNTKALIKSIVMSASYQQSSKVTPELLQKDPRNRLISRGPRYRLEAEMVRDQALALSGLLYPKIGGPSVFPRQPDGLWQAAFNGERTWTTSRGQDRYRRGLYTFWRRTIPYPSMAAFDAPSRELCQVKRVRSNTPVQAFVTLNDPVYVEAAQGLARRIVKEGGSSLDDRLKFALKLTLARPADEAQLAPLRNLFERERARYLQQKDAAVKLATEPLGPPAGSVSTEQMAELAAWTVVANVLLNLDGVLMK; encoded by the coding sequence ATGTGTCGCATGGTTCCACTTCGTTTACTTTGCAGCCTGTTGATGATGTTCTGCGTGGTGGCAGCGATGCAGGGTTGGCATGGTGATACACCTGCCTCAAGCAAGGTTGAATACAACCGCGACATCAGGCCGATCCTGGCGAAGAACTGTTTCAGTTGTCATGGCAGCGATGAAGGAAAGCGAAGTGCCGGGCTCAGGCTGGATCAGCGTGATTCTGCCATTACGCCTGGCAAGAAACGGCCAGCAGCCATTGTGCCGGGGAAAGTGGATGAAAGTACGCTAATTGCCCGCATTACCACTGAGGATGCAAGCGAACGGATGCCACCCGAAGAGACCGGTAATCATCTCACTCCATCTCAAATTCAGTTGCTCAAGCAATGGGTCAAGGAGGGGGCGAACTATCAGCAGCATTGGGCGTTTGTCAAGCCTGCTGCTGCTTCGCTGCCAGTTGTCAAACAAACAGCCTGGCCCAGACAACCGCTCGATCATTTCATACTTGCAGGCCTAGAGCAAGCGGGGTTGTCTCCCTCTCTGCAGGCAGATCGCTATGCGCTACTGCGAAGGCTCAGTCTCGATCTGCGCGGGTTGCCGCCGAGCATGGAAGAAATTAACGCGTGGGAAAAGAACACTTCGCCACAGGCATATGAACAATTGGTTGATGCATTCCTGGCTGACCCGGCTTATGGCGAACGCTGGGCACGGGTCTGGCTAGATCTGGCCCGTTATGCTGACTCAGCAGGATATGGCTCTGATCCTCTCCGCCCCAATATGTGGCGTTACCGTGACTGGGTCATTGATGCGTTCAACAAGAACATGCCTTATGATCAATTCACCATGGAGCAACTCGCTGGTGACCTGTTGCCTGGTGCGACTATGGAACAGCGGATGGCGACGGCGTTTCATCGCAACACCATGACCAATACCGAAGGTGGCACCGATGATGAAGAGTTCCGCGTGGCAGCGGTGAAGGATCGCATCAATACGACGATGCAGGTGTGGATGGGACTTACAATGGGCTGTGCCAGTTGCCATAGCCACAAGTATGATCCCATTTCGCATGCTGAGTATTACCAGGCGTATGCCATCTTCAACCAGACAGCGGATAACGATCAGCCTAACGAAGTGCCGACGATGCCGGCTCCGACCGAGGAACAGAAGCAGCGAACGATGCAGTTGGATAAACGCATCGCAGGCATTCAGCAATGGATGGAGTTGCCTTCGCTTAATCTGGTTTATCAGCAAGCGGTCTGGGAACATCGCCTGCGAGGCAACACGACATGGGTTCCGTTCAAACCTTCCATGGCCACCATCGATAAGTTTGCTCAAGTCAAGGAGCATGCGGATGCAACCATTCAGGTACAACCCTATTTCAAGAACATGACCAATGCGACGATCACCGTTACAGGCAATCGTACGCCTGGTGTGGTGACTGGACTGCGACTGGAAACCGTGCCAGGCAAAATTCGCGTAGGTAAAGGCGCTGGCCTGAACAAGGATGGCGATTTCGTCCTGAGCCGGGTGACAGCCAACATTCGCAAGAAAGATGCCAAGCCGCCGGTAGCGAGGTTTGTCCGAATTCAGTTGCCTGGCGGCGATCGTATCCTGTCGCTGGCGGAAGTGCAGGTGTATTCCGGCAAACAAAATATTGCCTTGGGAAGCGATGTCTCGCAATCCTCCACGGATTTTCTCGGCAATGCAGCACGAGCGGTAGATGGCAACACCGATGGTGACTTCTTCAAGAGCAATTCAGTGACTCACACCCGGCAGGAAAGCGATCCGTGGTGGGAAGTGAAGTTACCTGCAGAATCATCCATAGATCGCATTGTCATCTGGAACCGGACGCTGGGTGTCGAGAATCGCCTGCAGGGGGTGATGGTACAACTGCTGGATATGAACCATCAGGTTATCTGGGAACAGAAGTTGCCTGAAGTGCCGTTGCCGGTGGCAGAGATTGAAACGACAGGAAAACGGCTCGACTTTGCGCAAGCAGTTGCTGATTACAGCCAGCCTGAATTTGATGTGGAAAACCTGATTCGGAACAAGGATCTCACCCGCAAGGGTTGGGCGGTGGGTCCTCGGATCGCTGAGCCACACCAGGCACAATTGATTTTCAAGGAACCTGTCAAGCTGGAAGCGGATGATGAACTCGTCATCCAACTGGAACACCGGTTTCATCATCCTGATATGGTGCTGGGCAGTTTCCGACTGAGCACGACGAATGATCCGCGACTGGGACAACGGGCCATCGTACCTGCCAAGATTCTAGCCCTGATTGACAAGACCGGCGAACGCAACGAAATCGACATGCATTCTCTGAGCAGTTATTATCGCAGCATCGCGCCGTCGCTGAAACCCTGGCGGGATGAAATCGCCCGATTGGAAAAATCGAAGCCTACTATCTCGCAGTTGCCAGTGATGGAGGAGTTGCCTGAGAAAATGAGACGGGCAACGCACATCATGCACAAAGGCAACTTCCTGGCTCCCGGCGATGCGGTGCAACCAGGTTTGCCTGCACTGTTCAAGGCGGAAGTTTCATCGGCCAAGCCTGTCAATCGGCTCGATCTGGCTCGCTGGCTGGTGCATTCCGATAACCCACTTACGGCTCGCGTAGCAGTCAACCGCATCTGGGCACAGCTCTTTGGCACCGGCCTGGTCGAAAGCGAAGAAGATTTTGGCACGCAGGGAGAGTTGCCCAGCCACCCTGCCTTGCTCGATTACCTTGCTACTCATTTTCAACATGAGCTGAAGTGGAATACCAAGGCATTGATCAAATCCATCGTGATGTCGGCGAGTTATCAGCAGTCGAGCAAGGTGACTCCAGAGTTATTGCAGAAAGACCCGCGAAACCGGCTGATCAGTCGTGGGCCGCGTTATCGCCTGGAGGCGGAAATGGTGCGTGACCAGGCGCTGGCTCTGAGCGGTTTGCTTTATCCGAAGATTGGTGGCCCTTCGGTTTTCCCCAGGCAGCCTGATGGATTGTGGCAGGCAGCATTCAATGGTGAACGCACCTGGACGACGAGCCGGGGGCAGGATCGATACCGGCGAGGGTTGTACACCTTCTGGCGGCGAACGATCCCTTACCCTTCGATGGCAGCTTTCGATGCACCCAGCCGTGAATTATGTCAGGTCAAACGGGTTCGCAGCAACACCCCGGTACAGGCCTTTGTGACGCTGAATGATCCGGTGTATGTGGAAGCCGCCCAGGGGCTGGCTCGTCGCATTGTCAAGGAAGGGGGTAGCAGCCTGGACGATCGATTGAAGTTTGCGTTGAAGCTGACGCTAGCCCGACCTGCAGATGAAGCACAACTGGCTCCACTACGAAATCTGTTTGAGAGGGAACGTGCTCGTTACCTGCAACAGAAAGATGCAGCAGTGAAACTGGCAACGGAGCCACTGGGGCCACCTGCTGGTTCGGTATCAACGGAACAGATGGCAGAACTTGCCGCCTGGACGGTGGTGGCTAACGTGCTGCTGAATCTGGATGGCGTGTTGATGAAGTAG
- a CDS encoding NAD-dependent epimerase/dehydratase family protein: MQPVRILVTGARGCLGRHLCQALQQRSTCELRAASRSILNLRDPEQTQRVVQQFQPQQIYHLAGNIHAGRGSNSSHRDAWEDNLTGTLNLLDTCLTLSEKPRVLFASTGAIYGETAGKLITETTPLQPLNSYAASKAAADLVVFHYYASFGLPTVRARLFNYLAADQDDSTALSRFARQLRELKQHTVSGPLPVLKTGSLDAERDFLDVADMVEGMMLLMEHGQPGEAYNVASGTSQPMRWYLDRLIALSGMQVKVESTPDPLRREAKRLKVDVSKLQTLTGWKVRVKIEEALGMLLRRKSEPKD, encoded by the coding sequence GTGCAGCCTGTACGAATTCTGGTAACTGGTGCTAGGGGCTGCCTGGGTAGGCATTTATGCCAGGCTTTACAGCAGCGGTCTACGTGCGAGTTACGGGCAGCATCGCGAAGCATTCTCAATCTGCGCGATCCTGAGCAAACGCAGCGTGTTGTACAACAGTTTCAGCCTCAGCAAATCTATCACCTGGCGGGCAACATTCATGCAGGTCGGGGGAGCAATAGCAGCCATCGTGATGCCTGGGAGGATAATCTCACAGGCACGCTTAATCTACTCGATACCTGTCTGACACTTTCGGAAAAGCCTCGCGTGTTGTTTGCCAGCACAGGCGCCATCTATGGCGAAACGGCAGGCAAGCTGATTACGGAAACGACACCACTGCAGCCTTTGAATAGTTATGCAGCGAGCAAAGCTGCAGCAGACTTGGTGGTATTTCACTACTATGCCAGTTTTGGTTTACCAACTGTTCGAGCCCGGCTCTTCAATTATTTGGCAGCCGATCAGGATGATTCGACGGCACTCAGCCGGTTTGCCAGGCAATTACGAGAGTTGAAGCAACACACCGTCAGTGGCCCTTTGCCTGTATTAAAAACCGGCAGCCTTGATGCTGAACGGGATTTTCTGGATGTTGCCGACATGGTGGAAGGCATGATGCTGCTGATGGAGCATGGCCAGCCCGGCGAAGCCTACAACGTAGCATCAGGAACGAGTCAGCCGATGCGATGGTATCTTGATCGATTGATCGCACTCTCCGGCATGCAGGTAAAGGTGGAAAGCACGCCTGATCCCTTGCGAAGAGAAGCCAAGCGGCTGAAAGTGGATGTGAGCAAACTGCAAACGCTGACAGGCTGGAAGGTACGGGTGAAGATTGAGGAGGCACTGGGAATGTTGTTAAGGCGTAAATCAGAACCGAAGGATTAA
- a CDS encoding DUF2130 domain-containing protein: MTDPIIPCPQCRHPIKLTESLAAPLLESARKQFDQRLADKETEFNSREQKLQQQQTELAAAKEGIQRQVDELVKREKTAIAAAEEKRLKELFKNEIEQQQKKLTDLQELIQDRDARLEKASQAEANLLKLKREMEDARREMELTIEKRVTDSAKEIREQARRQVEQELSLQVKDRDAKLEELQKLILERDHKLEEANKAQAELERMKRSLEDARREMELTIEKRVTESSQQIHEKAKRQAEDELNLKIKERELTIADMQNKIEELKRKAEQGSQQLQGEVQELDLEEHLRKRFPHDSIEPVAKGEHGGDTLQRVFNGFGKPCGSILWESKRTKTWSDGWLAKLREDQRIAKSDIAVIVSQTLPKGIDTFDLVEGVWVTSRKTFLPVCLALRQSLLDLHEVRQSNEGLQTKMGMVYQYLMGTQFKQKMQAIVEAFNDMQDDLLKEKKAITKQWSKREKQLEQVLFATTGLSGDLQAIAGTNILEADGIEKLALEE; the protein is encoded by the coding sequence ATGACCGATCCTATTATTCCCTGCCCGCAATGTCGTCATCCCATCAAACTGACTGAATCGCTTGCTGCGCCGTTGCTGGAATCGGCCCGTAAGCAATTCGACCAGAGACTGGCTGATAAGGAAACCGAGTTCAATAGCCGCGAGCAGAAACTGCAGCAACAGCAGACCGAACTAGCTGCAGCAAAGGAAGGCATTCAGCGCCAGGTCGATGAACTGGTCAAGCGTGAAAAAACCGCCATCGCAGCCGCTGAAGAAAAACGACTGAAGGAACTCTTCAAAAACGAAATCGAACAACAGCAGAAAAAACTGACCGATCTGCAGGAACTGATTCAAGATCGTGACGCCAGGCTTGAAAAGGCATCCCAGGCCGAAGCAAACTTGCTTAAACTCAAGCGGGAAATGGAAGATGCACGTCGGGAAATGGAATTGACCATTGAAAAGCGGGTGACTGATTCTGCAAAAGAAATTCGCGAGCAGGCTCGCAGGCAGGTTGAGCAGGAACTGAGCCTGCAGGTAAAAGACCGGGATGCAAAACTGGAAGAATTGCAGAAACTGATTCTCGAACGCGATCACAAACTCGAAGAAGCCAACAAGGCCCAGGCGGAACTGGAGCGGATGAAGCGCAGCCTGGAGGATGCCAGGCGTGAGATGGAATTGACCATCGAGAAACGTGTTACAGAATCCTCCCAGCAGATTCATGAAAAAGCTAAACGGCAGGCGGAAGATGAACTGAACTTGAAAATCAAGGAACGAGAACTGACCATTGCCGACATGCAGAACAAAATCGAGGAACTGAAGCGCAAGGCGGAACAAGGCTCGCAGCAGTTGCAGGGTGAAGTGCAGGAACTCGATCTCGAAGAGCACTTGCGGAAACGTTTCCCCCACGATAGCATCGAGCCTGTTGCCAAGGGGGAACATGGCGGCGACACCCTGCAACGGGTATTCAACGGCTTCGGAAAACCCTGTGGCAGCATTCTCTGGGAATCCAAACGCACCAAAACCTGGAGCGATGGCTGGCTTGCCAAGCTCAGAGAAGATCAACGTATCGCCAAAAGTGATATAGCAGTCATCGTTTCGCAGACTCTTCCCAAAGGCATCGATACCTTTGATCTGGTGGAAGGCGTCTGGGTCACCAGCCGGAAAACATTTCTGCCTGTCTGCCTTGCACTCAGACAGTCTCTGCTCGATCTGCACGAAGTTCGCCAGTCGAACGAAGGCTTGCAGACCAAGATGGGTATGGTCTATCAATACCTGATGGGCACGCAGTTCAAGCAGAAAATGCAGGCGATTGTGGAAGCATTCAACGACATGCAGGACGATCTGCTGAAAGAAAAAAAAGCCATCACTAAACAATGGTCCAAGCGCGAGAAACAGTTGGAACAGGTTCTCTTTGCAACTACCGGCCTCAGCGGCGATCTGCAGGCTATCGCAGGGACTAATATTCTGGAAGCCGATGGTATCGAAAAACTGGCGCTGGAGGAGTAG